A stretch of Candidatus Bipolaricaulota bacterium DNA encodes these proteins:
- the ileS gene encoding isoleucine--tRNA ligase, which produces MKFSADRKQFPEREVEIMEYWLKEKIFEESVNTRPESKPFVFFDGPPFATGLPHYGHIVPGTIKDIFPRYKTMQGFQVDRKWGWDCHGLPIENLVEKELKLKSKEDIEEYGIDKFCEKCREKVLMFSDEWKKIIARLGRWVDMDSGYKTMDPQFMESVWWGFKALHEKGLAYEGYRSMHICPRCETTLSNFEVSQGYMDVFDISVTCKFELEEKIDGLAAFVLAWTTTPWTLPGNVALAVGADMDYSIWKKQEVDGGAEELLILAQTAEPRVFGHYAEYSEGDKSFVFHETEANRDFKFEFIKKIRGAELENKKYVPLFDYFLSEELPNKENLYKIVSADFVSTEEGTGVVHIAPAFGEDDLNLGQEKNLSFIQHVTPNGKFIDQVREFSGQEVKPKGDPTKTDKEIVAFLAAQGNVFLFEDFEHSYPHCWRCDTPLLNYATSSWFVKVTDIKNEMIKMNDQINWMPEHLKQGRFGKWLENVRDWSISRARFWGNPIPVWKCVCGEKKVVGSIKELEELSGQKVTDLHKHFVDKIMFPCEKCGSAMQRVPEVFDCWMESGSVPFARMHYPFENEEYFKNHFPADFIAEGQDQTRGWFYTLLVLSTALFDQPAFKNVVVNGMVLAEDGQKMAKSKKNYPDLMAVVDKYSADALRFYLMSSPVVRAEDLRFSEKGVDEVYKKVILLATNVLSFYLMYATEKPKIVSGENILDKWIFSKLNLMVKEVTENLNKYDLNRAQKSIQDFINELSTWYVRRSRERVKGDDLADKEAALSTLYQSLMTLSQTMAPFTPFLAEFIYDRIGGEKKSVHLEDWPLFDEKLIDQNVLSMMDKAKQVIEIGLAIRQRKGVKVRQALSELEIVDHKFKDEYSDLIKDELNVKKISVVSDLTYGGEWRTIEDAPVKVALNTEITPELEKEGLVREIIRSINNLRKGAGYSIEDRAKIYFETSEEDLREILTGEFGEEIKKKTLVDEIIEGKKELEDSACAQLKINGKEVWFGLEKN; this is translated from the coding sequence ATGAAGTTCTCAGCTGACAGAAAGCAATTTCCCGAACGCGAAGTTGAAATAATGGAATATTGGTTAAAAGAAAAGATTTTCGAGGAATCCGTCAATACGCGGCCGGAGTCAAAACCGTTCGTGTTTTTCGACGGCCCGCCTTTTGCCACCGGCTTGCCGCATTACGGTCATATAGTGCCGGGCACGATCAAAGATATTTTTCCCAGATACAAGACAATGCAAGGTTTTCAAGTCGATAGAAAATGGGGCTGGGACTGCCATGGCTTGCCGATTGAGAATTTGGTGGAAAAGGAATTGAAATTAAAATCCAAAGAAGACATTGAAGAATACGGCATTGATAAATTTTGCGAAAAATGCCGCGAAAAAGTTTTAATGTTCTCGGACGAATGGAAAAAGATCATCGCCAGGCTCGGACGCTGGGTGGATATGGACAGCGGTTACAAAACCATGGACCCGCAGTTTATGGAATCGGTTTGGTGGGGATTCAAGGCTTTGCACGAAAAAGGCTTGGCTTACGAAGGGTATCGCAGTATGCACATTTGCCCCAGATGCGAGACGACTTTGTCCAATTTTGAAGTCTCGCAGGGCTACATGGATGTTTTTGACATCTCGGTCACTTGCAAATTCGAACTTGAGGAAAAAATCGACGGCTTGGCCGCTTTCGTGCTGGCCTGGACGACCACGCCGTGGACGTTGCCGGGCAATGTGGCTTTGGCCGTGGGCGCGGACATGGATTATTCAATTTGGAAAAAACAAGAAGTCGATGGCGGAGCCGAGGAACTTTTGATTTTGGCGCAGACCGCGGAACCGAGAGTGTTCGGACATTACGCGGAATATTCCGAGGGAGACAAATCGTTTGTTTTTCACGAGACCGAGGCCAACCGCGATTTCAAGTTTGAATTCATAAAGAAGATCAGGGGGGCGGAATTGGAAAACAAAAAATATGTCCCGCTGTTCGATTATTTTTTAAGCGAGGAACTGCCGAATAAGGAAAATTTATACAAAATTGTCTCCGCGGATTTCGTGTCCACGGAAGAAGGCACGGGCGTGGTGCATATTGCCCCGGCTTTCGGCGAAGACGATCTTAATTTGGGACAAGAGAAAAATTTATCTTTCATTCAGCATGTGACGCCAAACGGTAAATTCATTGATCAGGTTCGCGAATTTTCCGGACAGGAAGTCAAACCCAAGGGCGATCCCACCAAAACGGACAAGGAAATAGTAGCTTTTTTGGCCGCGCAAGGCAATGTTTTTTTATTCGAAGATTTCGAACACAGCTATCCGCATTGTTGGCGTTGCGACACCCCGCTTTTAAATTACGCCACCTCCTCGTGGTTCGTGAAAGTGACGGATATAAAAAACGAAATGATTAAAATGAACGATCAAATAAATTGGATGCCCGAGCATTTGAAACAAGGACGGTTCGGCAAATGGCTGGAGAACGTCCGCGACTGGTCGATTTCTCGAGCCAGATTTTGGGGCAATCCGATTCCGGTTTGGAAATGCGTGTGCGGGGAAAAGAAAGTGGTTGGCTCGATCAAAGAGCTCGAAGAATTAAGCGGTCAGAAAGTGACTGATCTTCACAAACATTTCGTGGATAAGATAATGTTTCCGTGCGAAAAATGCGGCTCCGCCATGCAAAGGGTGCCGGAAGTTTTTGACTGTTGGATGGAAAGCGGATCAGTGCCGTTCGCTCGAATGCATTATCCCTTTGAAAACGAAGAATATTTCAAAAATCATTTTCCGGCCGATTTCATCGCCGAAGGCCAGGATCAAACGCGCGGCTGGTTTTACACCTTGCTGGTTTTATCAACCGCTTTGTTTGACCAACCCGCGTTCAAGAACGTGGTGGTCAACGGCATGGTTTTGGCCGAAGACGGGCAGAAAATGGCCAAATCGAAAAAGAATTATCCGGATCTCATGGCCGTGGTCGATAAATACAGCGCGGACGCGCTCAGATTTTATCTGATGTCCTCGCCCGTGGTGCGAGCTGAAGATTTACGGTTCAGCGAAAAAGGCGTTGATGAAGTTTACAAAAAAGTGATTTTGCTGGCCACCAATGTGTTGTCGTTTTATTTGATGTACGCGACCGAGAAACCGAAAATCGTTTCCGGCGAAAATATTTTGGACAAATGGATTTTCAGCAAATTGAATTTGATGGTCAAGGAAGTCACGGAGAATTTGAACAAGTATGATTTGAATCGCGCTCAAAAGAGCATTCAGGATTTTATCAACGAATTATCGACCTGGTACGTGCGCCGAAGCAGGGAACGAGTCAAAGGCGATGACTTGGCGGACAAAGAAGCCGCGTTATCGACGCTTTATCAATCCTTGATGACTTTAAGCCAAACCATGGCGCCGTTCACTCCGTTTTTGGCCGAATTCATTTATGACCGCATCGGCGGGGAGAAAAAATCGGTTCATCTGGAAGATTGGCCTTTGTTTGACGAAAAGCTAATTGATCAAAATGTTTTGTCCATGATGGACAAAGCCAAGCAAGTCATTGAAATCGGTCTGGCCATCAGGCAGAGAAAAGGAGTCAAAGTCAGGCAGGCTCTGTCCGAGCTGGAAATCGTTGATCATAAATTTAAGGATGAGTATTCGGACTTGATCAAAGACGAATTGAACGTGAAAAAAATCAGCGTGGTCTCCGATTTGACTTACGGGGGAGAATGGCGAACGATCGAGGACGCGCCCGTTAAAGTGGCGTTGAATACGGAAATCACTCCCGAGTTGGAAAAGGAAGGTTTGGTCAGGGAAATCATCAGGTCAAT
- the crn3 gene encoding CRISPR-associated ring nuclease Crn3/Csx3 gives MKVIVCGPPHSGKSVFVANLRRFLPREGSFLFRCAPDGEGTWSNKADQELVSRIRRKGKFDSKFMDYVLNGLENCHIPITLVDVGGIRSEQNEAIFAKCDAFIVLSSKDEELSEWQRFGEALGLKCLALLRSRLVGSEEIENVQADAPIAGTICGLERGTEIDSELLRQIAQRLTTITASELAKYEEEKDMSENTTITTAQIADTLGKGVIEKTLPNGRVIKTIDWTGDDLAGLDEHLRSRGFGRADHVVFDGPMPAWMGLALVHGVHPAFSSLNDPRLGAVGIGMTNPDGEGAGPNLKFSVEDKGGYMLLTFEIEGVTFAVADLDKVVPPAIPEQKGLVISGRGPNWLAVSLALAYHAKAKWVAMFQPGVGATVAMSHDPDTVLGSVIQITL, from the coding sequence ATGAAGGTCATCGTGTGTGGTCCCCCACACTCGGGGAAGTCGGTGTTCGTGGCAAACCTGAGAAGGTTTCTGCCACGAGAGGGTTCCTTCCTGTTCCGGTGCGCGCCGGACGGTGAGGGAACGTGGAGCAACAAGGCAGATCAGGAGCTCGTCTCCCGGATTCGCCGCAAGGGCAAGTTCGACAGCAAGTTCATGGACTACGTCCTGAACGGTCTGGAGAACTGCCACATCCCCATCACCTTGGTGGATGTCGGCGGAATCAGGAGCGAGCAGAACGAGGCGATCTTCGCCAAGTGCGACGCCTTCATTGTGCTCTCGTCGAAGGACGAGGAGCTCAGTGAGTGGCAGCGCTTCGGCGAGGCCCTCGGTCTGAAGTGCCTGGCGCTCCTCCGATCCCGACTGGTCGGAAGTGAGGAGATCGAAAACGTGCAGGCGGACGCCCCCATCGCCGGCACGATCTGTGGACTCGAGAGGGGGACGGAGATCGATTCCGAGCTGTTGCGGCAGATCGCCCAGCGGCTCACCACCATCACGGCGAGCGAGCTCGCCAAGTACGAAGAGGAGAAGGACATGAGCGAGAACACTACCATCACGACGGCCCAGATCGCGGACACCCTCGGCAAGGGCGTGATCGAGAAGACCCTCCCCAACGGGCGGGTCATCAAGACCATCGACTGGACCGGGGACGACCTCGCCGGGCTCGACGAGCACCTGCGGTCCCGCGGCTTCGGCCGGGCGGATCACGTCGTGTTCGACGGCCCGATGCCGGCGTGGATGGGCCTGGCGCTGGTGCACGGCGTGCACCCGGCGTTCAGCTCCCTAAACGATCCGAGGCTCGGCGCGGTCGGGATCGGCATGACCAACCCCGACGGGGAAGGCGCCGGCCCGAACCTGAAATTCTCGGTCGAAGACAAGGGTGGCTACATGCTGCTCACGTTCGAGATCGAGGGCGTAACGTTCGCCGTCGCCGACCTCGACAAGGTCGTGCCGCCGGCCATCCCCGAGCAGAAGGGTCTGGTCATCTCCGGCCGCGGACCCAACTGGCTCGCCGTCTCGCTGGCTCTGGCGTACCACGCCAAGGCCAAGTGGGTCGCGATGTTCCAGCCGGGCGTGGGCGCCACCGTGGCGATGTCCCACGATCCCGACACCGTTCTCGGCTCGGTGATCCAGATCACCCTTTAA